Proteins from a single region of Motilibacter peucedani:
- a CDS encoding fibronectin type III domain-containing protein, producing the protein MAPSTAHGPHVAALTRREVPSVMPFVLPPSRCARTASLAVLLACGAALSTLAGATGAAAAAPVGDSVPPTVGVPVLSSAVVAFPTPGDGYGRAVQVRVPVTDDASGVAAASLRLRAPDGSYRLYCSAPAAGCLSVVRGSLTASDWWVTVALDSLDAGTWTVADYDVVDAAGNEAVGPFSPAPSFVVGRLPGPVKAVRVVPGDASLAVSWSPPTDAGSGVTGYRVEVTGPDGAPVASPTLGAATTATVVGGLTDGTSYRVRVVVLGVVGETRDRTPAARETTPRAALPATAVLGVTGLGPGARGALGVPAQRIELALRPPAAASGVIVTLLDAAGVDRQHYDLPSAPGPDGVQHVLVESPGNGPVTLHVRARSSFPAYSPESDVVVLGVAAASLPDRPTARRTVLAGAPLHVTGTLVDATSQAPLAGQPATLGLEPLTGARPHVLARTTSDSSGHLAATVRVRASGYLVWHCAGGTSRVGAVGTAARLLVTPAVAVAAPRTAAAGRPFRVTATVTGRATRTAAVLQERVAGRWRTRPASSSRTAGSRPRSSRGRPAPTSCASSCPRCAGCTGLAPAGP; encoded by the coding sequence GTGGCACCCTCGACGGCGCACGGCCCGCACGTCGCGGCCCTGACCCGCCGCGAGGTGCCCTCCGTCATGCCGTTCGTCCTCCCGCCGTCCCGTTGCGCCCGCACCGCGTCCCTCGCCGTCCTGCTCGCGTGCGGCGCAGCCCTCTCGACGCTGGCCGGGGCGACCGGCGCCGCGGCCGCGGCGCCGGTCGGGGACTCGGTGCCGCCGACGGTGGGCGTGCCTGTGCTGAGCAGCGCCGTCGTCGCCTTCCCCACTCCGGGGGACGGGTACGGCCGCGCGGTACAGGTGCGCGTGCCGGTCACGGACGACGCGAGCGGGGTGGCCGCCGCCTCGCTGCGCCTGCGCGCACCCGACGGCAGCTACCGGCTCTACTGCTCCGCGCCTGCAGCGGGCTGCCTGAGCGTGGTCCGCGGCAGCCTCACGGCCTCCGACTGGTGGGTGACGGTCGCGCTCGACAGCTTGGACGCGGGCACGTGGACCGTCGCCGACTACGACGTGGTGGACGCCGCGGGCAACGAGGCGGTCGGCCCGTTCTCGCCAGCGCCGAGCTTCGTGGTGGGCCGCCTGCCGGGCCCCGTGAAGGCGGTGCGGGTCGTCCCCGGTGACGCGAGCCTGGCCGTGTCCTGGTCGCCGCCGACCGACGCGGGATCCGGGGTCACCGGCTACCGCGTCGAGGTCACGGGCCCTGACGGCGCCCCGGTCGCGTCGCCGACGCTCGGCGCCGCTACGACCGCGACGGTCGTCGGCGGGCTGACCGACGGGACGAGCTACCGCGTCAGAGTGGTGGTCCTCGGCGTGGTCGGGGAGACCCGCGACCGCACACCGGCCGCACGGGAGACCACCCCTCGCGCTGCGCTCCCCGCGACGGCGGTGCTCGGCGTCACCGGCCTCGGACCGGGGGCGCGGGGCGCGCTCGGCGTCCCGGCGCAGCGGATCGAGCTCGCGCTGCGCCCGCCCGCCGCCGCTTCCGGCGTCATCGTGACGCTCCTCGACGCCGCCGGAGTGGACCGCCAGCACTACGACCTCCCCAGCGCCCCGGGCCCCGACGGCGTGCAGCACGTCCTCGTGGAGTCGCCGGGCAACGGGCCGGTCACGCTCCACGTCCGCGCCCGGTCGTCCTTCCCGGCCTACTCGCCCGAGTCCGACGTGGTCGTGCTCGGGGTCGCCGCGGCGTCGCTGCCGGACCGCCCGACCGCGCGCAGGACCGTGCTCGCCGGCGCGCCCCTGCACGTCACGGGCACCCTGGTCGACGCGACCTCGCAGGCACCGCTCGCGGGACAGCCGGCGACGCTCGGCCTCGAGCCGCTGACCGGCGCCCGCCCGCACGTCCTCGCCCGCACGACCTCGGACTCGTCCGGGCACCTGGCCGCGACGGTGCGCGTCCGGGCGTCGGGCTACCTCGTGTGGCACTGCGCCGGCGGCACCTCGCGGGTCGGGGCGGTCGGGACCGCTGCCCGCCTGCTCGTCACACCGGCGGTGGCGGTGGCGGCGCCGCGCACCGCCGCCGCGGGCCGGCCGTTCCGGGTCACCGCGACCGTCACCGGCCGCGCGACCCGCACGGCAGCGGTGCTGCAGGAGCGGGTCGCCGGCCGGTGGCGGACGAGGCCCGCCTCGTCCTCGCGCACGGCCGGTTCTCGACCGCGGTCGTCGAGAGGTCGGCCGGCGCCCACGTCCTGCGCGTCGTCGTGCCCGCGCTGCGCGGGGTGCACGGGCCTGGCACCAGCCGGCCCGTGA
- the sufU gene encoding Fe-S cluster assembly sulfur transfer protein SufU — protein MSVEALYQDVILDHYRHPRGARLREPFTTEAHHVNPTCGDEVTLRVRVSPDGATVEDVSWSGQGCSISQASSSVLSELVTGSTVAEGLDALAAFQAMLARESPPDEDLLGDGIAFAGVAQFPARVKCALLGWMAWKDATARAVAQVTAANEEKP, from the coding sequence GTGAGCGTCGAGGCGCTCTACCAGGACGTGATCCTCGACCACTACCGCCACCCGCGGGGTGCCCGCCTGCGCGAGCCCTTCACGACCGAGGCGCACCACGTCAACCCGACGTGCGGCGACGAGGTGACCCTGCGCGTACGCGTCTCGCCCGACGGCGCGACCGTGGAGGACGTGTCCTGGAGCGGGCAGGGCTGCTCGATCAGCCAGGCGTCGTCCTCGGTGCTCTCCGAGCTGGTGACCGGCTCGACGGTCGCCGAGGGGCTCGACGCGCTGGCCGCCTTCCAGGCGATGCTGGCGCGCGAGTCGCCGCCGGACGAGGACCTGCTGGGCGACGGCATCGCCTTCGCCGGCGTCGCGCAGTTCCCCGCCCGGGTGAAGTGCGCGCTGCTCGGCTGGATGGCGTGGAAGGACGCGACGGCCCGCGCCGTTGCACAGGTGACCGCTGCGAACGAGGAGAAGCCATGA
- a CDS encoding metal-sulfur cluster assembly factor, with the protein MTEPTTAVPETPDLGTVEEIEEAMRDVVDPELGINVVDLGLVYGITVDDRSRIAVLDMTLTSAACPLTDVIEDQTRSALDGLCDDVRINWVWMPPWGPDKITDDGREQLRALGFNV; encoded by the coding sequence ATGACCGAGCCCACCACCGCAGTGCCCGAGACGCCCGACCTCGGCACCGTCGAGGAGATCGAGGAGGCGATGCGCGACGTCGTCGACCCCGAGCTCGGCATCAACGTCGTCGACCTCGGCCTCGTCTACGGCATCACCGTCGACGACCGCAGCCGCATCGCCGTCCTCGACATGACGCTCACCTCGGCGGCCTGCCCGCTGACCGACGTCATCGAGGACCAGACGCGTTCGGCCCTCGACGGGCTGTGCGACGACGTGCGCATCAACTGGGTCTGGATGCCGCCGTGGGGTCCCGACAAGATCACCGACGACGGCCGCGAGCAGCTGCGGGCGCTCGGCTTCAACGTCTGA